In Desulfofundulus kuznetsovii DSM 6115, the following are encoded in one genomic region:
- a CDS encoding IS607 family transposase, whose product MPGGQRRYSMDELNRLLQSGQLNDGQEAVVLYARVSTKKQADAGNLDRQIERLRQYARENGFTIRAEFTDVASGLNQKRRGLANVLKLAEQGEYKKLIIEYPDRLARFGYEYIERHLRYCGVEIIAIAEKEPEDVNSELVRDLLAIVTTFSARLYGARGGRRVRQGFRELIVGVERDEKAKKEGNN is encoded by the coding sequence TTGCCTGGAGGCCAGCGCCGGTACTCTATGGACGAACTCAACAGGCTCCTGCAGTCCGGTCAGTTGAATGACGGGCAGGAAGCAGTCGTGCTTTACGCCCGGGTATCCACAAAAAAGCAGGCCGACGCGGGCAACCTGGACCGGCAGATCGAACGGCTGCGGCAGTACGCCCGGGAAAACGGTTTTACCATCAGGGCGGAGTTCACAGACGTGGCCAGCGGCCTGAACCAGAAGCGCCGCGGTTTAGCGAACGTGCTCAAGCTGGCCGAGCAGGGCGAGTATAAGAAGCTCATCATCGAATATCCCGACCGGCTGGCCCGGTTTGGTTATGAGTATATCGAGCGGCATTTAAGGTACTGCGGCGTAGAAATAATCGCCATCGCGGAAAAAGAGCCGGAGGACGTCAATTCCGAGCTGGTCCGGGACCTTTTGGCCATAGTCACGACCTTTTCGGCCCGTTTGTACGGCGCCAGGGGCGGCAGGAGGGTTAGGCAGGGGTTTCGGGAGCTGATAGTGGGAGTGGAGCGGGATGAAAAAGCCAAAAAAGAAGGCAACAATTAA
- a CDS encoding MerR family DNA-binding transcriptional regulator: protein MELLTISKAAKKLGVHPNSLRNWEKRGKILSRSFAWRPAPVLYGRTQQAPAVRSVE from the coding sequence ATGGAACTATTAACCATCAGCAAAGCGGCAAAAAAATTAGGCGTTCATCCCAACAGCCTGCGCAACTGGGAAAAACGCGGCAAAATCTTGTCCCGTTCGTTTGCCTGGAGGCCAGCGCCGGTACTCTATGGACGAACTCAACAGGCTCCTGCAGTCCGGTCAGTTGAATGA